Proteins found in one Saccharomyces kudriavzevii IFO 1802 strain IFO1802 genome assembly, chromosome: 11 genomic segment:
- the PXL1 gene encoding Pxl1p (similar to Saccharomyces cerevisiae PXL1 (YKR090W); ancestral locus Anc_5.691), whose translation MYNSIYGSPFPKINPKVRYKTALERAGFETKPRNPFNSQRNASTGSLQTSVRSPPMRQRNVSATPSVPNITYTLSSQNSHPSAKGGSGIYPPPVLDNRGRQSVTPSKNSNITSSSRPSNMSHPISRTSECASQEDPFRFERGLSHHQEQYVPPQHTNETSVNMDSEVIDNSPFNFEKENPANARREQDLSPIEKSFMMLTQNDTASLVNPIGQFDDRSPHDRDQELEREHKEEEKEEEKEEAEENSSVKYEEMVPEEDENDVESLNFEPHPELHISFDKPQPLQEDYSEKRQEDEGNKASKVPKINVTRESVTPHLSINTSYNSESTGSKLSLDHNTAGLEASKEPKSPGVSSSSTNVEDLSLEGSNEKRLSTAPSENVETPYMATNLQVEQLIAQLDDVSLLRNAKLDLTGDLLDVADRKASRFKKSSAYLSGYPNINIPSAPSLTTISQSADKNSSRQSLLADDDGVDDDAPSTSTTNGGTPIFYKFKLPNIQSSNGEGNSSQEIFKPTIPTIEVLQLQHKHSITDLKEETGEELNNSRASSNIGSKGHSPDGSYHESNSGEFKYPPGEGPCRACGLEVTGKRMFSKKENELSGQWHRECFKCIECGIKFNKHVPCYILLDTPYCQKHYHQENHSICKVCSNFIEGECLENDKVERFHVDCLNCFLCKTAITNDYYIFNGEIPLCGNHDMDALLKEGINDSALGNDKNNTLSRRRTRLINFN comes from the coding sequence ATGTATAACTCAATTTACGGTTCTCCCTTTCCCAAGATAAATCCGAAAGTTCGCTACAAGACGGCTTTAGAAAGAGCAGGCTTTGAGACAAAGCCACGCAATCCGTTCAACAGCCAGAGAAATGCATCCACCGGAAGCCTACAAACCTCAGTGAGGTCGCCCCCGATGCGCCAAAGAAATGTATCAGCAACGCCGTCTGTGCCTAATATAACGTATACTTTATCTTCACAAAATTCTCATCCATCTGCAAAAGGTGGGTCTGGCATTTATCCGCCGCCCGTGCTGGACAATCGTGGGAGACAGAGTGTAACGCCTTCGAAGAATAGCAACATTACGTCTTCCTCGAGGCCCAGCAACATGTCTCATCCTATCTCCCGCACAAGTGAGTGCGCCTCGCAGGAAGACCCCTTCCGTTTCGAGCGCGGGTTAAGTCATCACCAGGAACAGTATGTTCCTCCTCAGCATACTAATGAAACGTCTGTTAACATGGATTCCGAAGTCATAGATAACTCTcctttcaattttgaaaaagaaaatcctgCTAATGCTAGGAGAGAACAGGATTTGAGCCCCATCGAAAAAAGTTTTATGATGCTAACACAAAACGACACTGCAAGTCTTGTGAACCCGATTGGGCAATTTGATGATCGAAGCCCTCATGACCGGGACCAGGAACTCGAAAGGGAGcataaagaagaagaaaaagaagaagaaaaagaagaagcagaagaaaacaGCTCAGTAAAATATGAAGAGATGGTACCAGAAGAGGACGAAAATGATGTGGAAAGTCTAAATTTTGAGCCACATCCTGAATTACACATAAGTTTTGATAAACCTCAGCCGCTTCAAGAAGACTACTCAGAAAAAAGGCAAGAGGATGAGGGAAATAAGGCCTCAAAAGTCCCGAAAATCAACGTTACGAGAGAAAGCGTCACACCGCACTTATCAATCAATACATCATACAACAGTGAATCAACCGGCTCTAAATTATCTCTTGATCACAATACCGCTGGCCTGGAGGCTTCAAAGGAACCTAAATCACCAGGCGTTTCGTCTTCATCCACAAATGTAGAGGATTTGAGTCTTGAAGGTTCAAATGAGAAGCGCCTCTCAACAGCACCATCAGAAAATGTTGAAACTCCATACATGGCAACGAACTTGCAAGTGGAACAATTGATTGCTCAGTTAGATGACGTTTCGCTACTAAGAAATGCCAAGCTCGATCTTACCGGGGACTTGCTGGATGTAGCGGATAGAAAGGCCTCCAGGTTTAAAAAATCAAGTGCATATTTATCTGGATACCCTAATATTAACATACCTTCAGCCCCGAGTCTAACAACCATCTCGCAAAGTGCCGATAAAAACTCGTCCAGACAAAGTCTTTTGGCGGATGACGATGGCGTTGACGACGATGCTCCCTCTACCTCTACCACTAACGGTGGTACACCAATATTTTACAAGTTCAAACTGCCGAATATACAGTCCTCCAATGGGGAAGGGAACAGTTCgcaagaaattttcaaaccGACAATCCCTACAATTGAAGTTCTACAACTGCAGCATAAGCATAGTATAacagatttgaaagaggaaACCGGAGAAGAACTGAATAATTCACGAGCCTCATCGAACATTGGATCCAAAGGACATAGCCCCGATGGGAGTTACCATGAAAGTAACTCGGGCGAGTTCAAATATCCACCGGGGGAGGGACCCTGCAGAGCATGCGGCTTGGAAGTCACAGGGAAACGgatgttttccaaaaaggaaaacgagCTGTCGGGTCAGTGGCATCGTGAATGTTTTAAATGCATTGAATGCGGTATCAAGTTTAATAAACATGTTCCCTGTTATATTCTGCTCGACACGCCATACTGCCAGAAGCATTACCACCAGGAAAATCACAGTATTTGTAAAGTTTGTTCGAATTTCATAGAGGGAGAATGCCTGGAAAATGACAAGGTAGAACGTTTTCACGTGGATTGTTTAAATTGTTTCTTATGCAAGACCGCGATTACGAAtgattattatatatttaaCGGAGAAATTCCATTGTGCGGCAATCATGACATGGATgctcttttgaaagaggGTATCAATGATTCCGCACTAGGCAACGATAAGAACAATACTCTTTCCCGAAGGAGGACAAGATTGATCAACTTCAATTAG
- the SRP40 gene encoding Srp40p (similar to Saccharomyces cerevisiae SRP40 (YKR092C); ancestral locus Anc_5.694): protein MGSKKVKVNEVPKLSVKEKVIEEKSSSSSSSSSSSSSSSSSSSSSSDESSSSGSSDSESSSSSSSSSSSSSSSDTDSSSGSDSSSSESSSSSSSSSESSSSSSSSGSSSSSSSSSSSSESSSESEDETKKRPRESDNEDAKETKKAKTETESSSSSGSSSSSSDSSSDSSSSSSSSDSSSDSSSSSSSSDSSSDSSSSSGSSDSSSDSESSSSSSDSSSGSDSDSSSSSSSDTSSSSSDSDSSSSESSSSSSSSSDSSSDSDSETEKREASGNGESKAEETPASSNEPTPSTSDPSSIKLSISAGTDEMKEGQRNHFSRVERSKINFEAWELTDNTYKGAAGTWGETANERLGRVRGKDFTKNKNKMKRGSYRGGSITLESGSYKFQD from the coding sequence ATGGGTTCCAAGAAAGTTAAAGTCAATGAAGTACCAAAATTAAGTGTAAAGGAAAAGGTCATCGAAGAGAAatcgtcttcttcctcatccTCGTCCTCATCCTCGTCCTCATCCTCTTCCTCATCCTCCAGTTCCAGCGACGAATCTTCAAGCAGCGGCAGCAGTGACTCTGAATCAAGctcgtcttcttcatcttcttcatctagCTCAAGCTCCAGCGACACCGACTCTTCCAGTGGGTCCGACTCTAGCTCCAGCGAATCTTCTAGCTCTAGCTCTAGCTCCAGCGaatcttcttcctctaGCTCTAGCTCCGGCTCCAGTTCCAGCTCAAGTTCCAGTTCTAGTTCCAGCGAGTCTTCCTCCGAatctgaagatgaaacaaagaagaggCCAAGGGAATCTGATAACGAGGATGCTAAGGAGACTAAAAAGGCAAAGACTGAAACAGAATCATCCTCCTCATCTGGTTCAAGCTCTAGCTCCAGCGATTCTTCATCGGACTCTAGCTCCAGCTCTAGCTCCAGCGATTCTTCATCGGACTCTAGCTCCAGCTCTAGCTCCAGCGATTCTTCATCTGACTCTAGCTCCAGCTCTGGCTCCAGCGACTCTTCATCTGACTCAGAATCCAGCTCGAGTTCTAGCGATTCTTCATCTGGTTCCGACTCAGACTCTTCAagttcctcttcttccgaTACCTCAAGTTCTAGCTCGGATTCGGACTCTAGCTCCAGCGAATCTTCTAGCTCTAGCTCTAGCTCCAGTGATTCCTCATCGGATTCGGACTCTGAAAccgaaaaaagagaagcaTCCGGAAACGGGGAATCCAAGGCAGAAGAAACTCCTGCCTCTTCTAATGAGCCCACTCCATCCACTTCCGATCCGTCCAGTATTAAGCTGAGCATTTCAGCCGGAACCGATGAAATGAAGGAAGGCCAAAGAAACCACTTTTCCAGAGTGGAGAGGTCCAAGATCAACTTCGAAGCTTGGGAATTAACGGACAATACTTATAAAGGTGCTGCTGGAACATGGGGTGAAACGGCAAACGAAAGGTTGGGCAGAGTGAGGGGTAAGGATTTCactaaaaacaaaaataaaatgaagagagGTTCTTATAGAGGCGGTTCCATCACTTTGGAAAGTGGATCGTACAAATTCCAAGattag
- the SRL3 gene encoding DNA-binding protein SRL3 (similar to Saccharomyces cerevisiae SRL3 (YKR091W) and WHI5 (YOR083W); ancestral locus Anc_5.692) gives MFLKTPNWETVNETPKSRVLTINELISPSLDTESRRLLATPARRYCRTAITEMRESPTSEHSPGDGEDPTYQYNSQFHFPAPITPSTPKSKNEEMFVSPTPPLVSPTAVNGEENNDSVHEISQTLKSKLNCAMVKLSKEQEEYHLARKFQCSANEQAALIPPAATEKIRKGLYSNKFASKHRRCQSLDESRKFLSSLEDSSAHAAFLKAISSKHTRNKSVETVNVSPLRWFSHKRAQSTQESSLQEFVAIDTLLKMSSSK, from the coding sequence ATGTTCCTCAAAACCCCAAATTGGGAAACGGTCAATGAGACGCCCAAATCGAGAGTCTTGACAATAAACGAGTTGATCTCGCCCAGTTTGGATACCGAGTCTAGGAGACTCCTGGCTACTCCCGCAAGGAGGTATTGCAGGACTGCAATCACTGAAATGCGGGAATCCCCCACGTCCGAGCACTCACCCGGTGACGGCGAAGATCCTACGTACCAATATAATTCTCAGTTTCACTTTCCTGCGCCAATAACCCCCAGCACGCCCAAGTCTAAAAATGAGGAAATGTTTGTATCACCAACACCCCCATTGGTTTCTCCCACGGCGGTTAATggggaagaaaataacGATTCCGTACATGAGATTTCACAGACGTTAAAATCAAAGCTCAACTGCGCCATGGTTAAGCTATCCAAAGAGCAGGAAGAATATCATCTCGCGAGGAAATTTCAGTGTTCTGCAAACGAGCAAGCCGCTCTAATTCCTCCTGCCGCGACCGAAAAGATACGAAAGGGTTTATATAGCAATAAATTTGCGTCAAAGCATAGACGGTGTCAATCGCTAGACGAATCTAGAAAGTTTTTGAGTTCCTTGGAAGATTCCTCTGCCCATGCGGCCTTCTTGAAGGCAATATCGTCCAAGCACACCAGAAACAAGAGCGTAGAAACCGTTAATGTTTCGCCGCTGCGTTGGTTTTCCCATAAAAGAGCGCAGAGCACACAGGAAAGTTCGTTGCAAGAGTTCGTTGCTATTGATacattattgaaaatgtcgTCATCGAAGTGA